In Gossypium arboreum isolate Shixiya-1 chromosome 5, ASM2569848v2, whole genome shotgun sequence, a single genomic region encodes these proteins:
- the LOC108449906 gene encoding uncharacterized protein LOC108449906 yields the protein MKSVVGIVVSNKMQKSVVVAVDRLFHNKIYNRYVKRTSKFMAHDEKDECNIGDRVKLDPSRPLSKRKHWVVAEILKKARIYTPPSVDTAANASAKNEAPLSSTS from the exons ATGAAATCGGTTGTGGGCATTGTTGTATCAAATAAGATGCAGAAATCAGTGGTAGTAGCGGTGGACAGGCTCTTCCACAACAAGATTTACAACCGCTATGTCAAGCGCACCTCCAAGTTCATGGCCCATGACGAAAAAGATGAATGCAACATCGGTGACAGG GTTAAATTAGATCCTTCTAGGCCGTTGAGCAAGCGTAAGCATTGGGTTGTTGCTGAAATTCTCAAGAAAGCTAGAATCTATACACCCCCATCTGTGGATACTGCTGCAAATGCAAGTGCCAAGAATGAAGCACCACTTTCTTCAACCTCATAA